In the genome of Streptomyces sp. V2I9, one region contains:
- a CDS encoding transketolase — protein sequence MTNTAAEPTTHDRHATSAPSPAPGPGFRDLPRLIALMAGDEKHAPAAHSTLDALWVLYNRVLRVTPDTVDDPGRDRFLLSKGHGPMAYYAVLAAHGFFDEGLLPGFGTYDSPLGHHPDRVLVPGAEVGSGSLGHGLPIAVGTALGLRARGLTDPRVWVLIGDAELDEGSNHEAIAHAGPAGLDQLHTLVIDNASATHGWPGGIASRFTAAGWAAETVDGRDHDALYAAFTTPHPGRPLAVVARVAPKS from the coding sequence ATGACGAACACCGCCGCCGAACCGACGACCCACGACCGCCACGCCACCTCCGCACCCAGCCCTGCGCCCGGCCCCGGTTTCCGGGACCTGCCCCGGTTGATCGCCCTGATGGCCGGGGACGAGAAGCACGCCCCAGCCGCCCACTCCACGCTCGACGCCCTCTGGGTCCTCTACAACCGGGTGCTCCGCGTCACACCGGACACGGTCGACGATCCCGGGCGGGACCGCTTCCTGCTGTCCAAGGGGCACGGACCGATGGCCTACTACGCCGTTCTCGCCGCGCACGGCTTCTTCGACGAGGGGCTGCTCCCCGGCTTCGGGACGTACGACTCACCGCTGGGCCACCACCCGGACCGGGTGCTCGTGCCGGGGGCGGAGGTCGGCAGCGGCTCCCTGGGCCACGGGCTGCCGATCGCCGTGGGGACCGCGCTGGGGCTGCGCGCCCGGGGGCTCACCGACCCGCGCGTGTGGGTCCTGATCGGCGACGCCGAACTGGACGAGGGCAGCAATCACGAGGCCATCGCCCACGCGGGCCCGGCCGGGCTCGATCAGCTGCACACGCTGGTGATCGACAACGCGTCCGCCACCCACGGCTGGCCCGGCGGGATCGCCTCCCGGTTCACTGCCGCCGGGTGGGCCGCGGAGACGGTGGACGGCCGCGACCACGACGCCCTGTACGCCGCGTTCACCACACCCCATCCGGGAAGGCCGCTGGCCGTCGTGGCCCGCGTCGCGCCCAAGAGCTGA